The Camelina sativa cultivar DH55 chromosome 14, Cs, whole genome shotgun sequence genome includes a window with the following:
- the LOC104743873 gene encoding probable delta-aminolevulinic acid dehydratase 2, chloroplastic has translation MASSMFRSPCQIPGMKGFEKKSYVRRKATSCNIRTNPFRSTEVACQLQKIDSTLIWPVHAPEAPPVPSKPPARVIDQPLLLSRRARRNRKCPTQRAAFQENHISPANFIYPLFIHEGEVDIPIRTMPGRYMLGRHGLIEEVASARDVGVNSIMLYPKVPEALKSPTGEEAFNDNGLVPRTVRLLKDRFPDLVIYTDVNFDEYSSSGHGGIVREDGVILNDETIHQLRKQAVSQARAGADVVCTSEMLDGRVGAVRAALDAEGFQHVSIMSYSVKYTSSLYGRFRKVELDKKTYQINPANSREALFEAREDEAEGADILMVKPALSSLDIIRLLKDQTLLPIGACQVSGEYSMIKAAGHLKMIDEEKVMMESLICMRRAGADLILTYFALQAATILCGENRKFVFK, from the exons ATGGCGTCATCCATGTTTAGATCTCCTTGCCAGATTCCGGGGATGAAAGGGTTTGAGAAGAAGAGCTACGTTAGACGTAAAGCAACGTCGTGTAACATCAGAACTAATCCTTTTCGAAGCACAGAAGTTGCTTGTCAATTGCAAAAGATCGACTCCACTTTGATTTGGCCGGTACATGCTCCCGAGGCGCCTCCAGTTCCAAGTAAACCACCCGCACGTGTGATTGATCAGCCGCTT CTGCTAAGCCGACGTGCACGTCGTAACCGCAAGTGCCCTACCCAGAGAGCTGCGTTTCAAGAGAATCATATCTCTCCTGCCAATTTCATTTACCCTCTCTTCATTCACGAAG GTGAGGTAGACATTCCGATAAGAACGATGCCTGGACGTTACATGCTTGGGAGACATGGCCTCATCGAAGAG GTAGCAAGCGCCCGAGATGTTGGTGTAAATAGTATAATGTTGTATCCTAAAGTTCCTGAGGCGTTAAAG TCTCCAACAGGGGAAGAGGCGTTCAACGACAACGGTCTAGTTCCTAGAACAGTTCGTCTTCTCAAGGACAGATTCCCTGATCTC GTTATCTACACTGATGTCAATTTTGATGAGTATTCATCAAGTGGGCATGGCGGGATCGTACGTGAAGACG GCGTGATACTGAATGATGAAACAATTCACCAATTGCGCAAGCAAGCAGTTTCTCAG GCACGAGCTGGAGCAGATGTTGTTTGTACGAGTGAGATGTTGGATGGTCGGGTAGGCGCGGTTCGTGCAGCTCTAGATGCTGAGGGCTTTCAGCATGTTTCCATCATGTCTTACTCTGTCAA GTATACAAGTTCATTATATGGCCGTTTTCGCAAAGTGGAATTAGACAAGAAAAC ttatCAGATAAACCCCGCAAATTCAAGAGAGGCATTGTTCGAAGCCCGAGAAGACGAAGCTGAAGGAGCTGATATCCTTATGGTGAAGCCAGCACTCTCATCTCTTGATATCATACGTTTGTTGAAGGACCAAACTCTGTTGCCCATTGGAGCTTGCCAAGTCTCTGGTGAGTACTCCATGATCAAAGCTGCTGGACATCTCAAGATGATCGATGAGGAAAAAGTTATGATGGAGTCACTGATTTGCATGCGCAGAGCTGGTGCCGATCTCATTCTTACATACTTTGCTCTTCAAGCTGCTACAATATTATGCGGCGagaatagaaaatttgttttcaaatag
- the LOC109125102 gene encoding pre-mRNA polyadenylation factor FIP1-like, with amino-acid sequence MRSFILTTTLLVALLCFFSLPMSTVGLPKEPWRKPLKLVAGRHYHKGSGHLGGSKVSSSLSESNAPLSPPGLLPGFPNIPGIPNIPGIPMIPGLPNIPQIPNIPRIPSIPQPPNIPRLPNIPSLPNLPGLPSLPGLPRLPELPPLPPVRSQVVLQSVILILGQILLN; translated from the coding sequence ATGAGGAGCTTCATTTTAACCACAACACTCCTTGTAGCACTGCtatgcttcttctctctcccgATGTCAACCGTTGGTTTACCAAAGGAACCGTGGCGTAAGCCGTTGAAACTAGTGGCTGGCCGCCACTATCACAAAGGCTCTGGCCACCTTGGAGGCTCGAAGGTTAGCTCTTCTTTATCAGAGTCTAACGCACCCCTGTCCCCTCCAGGATTGTTACCGGGGTTTCCCAACATCCCAGGAATTCCTAACATCCCGGGGATTCCCATGATTCCAGGACTTCCCAACATCCCGCAAATACCAAACATTCCGAGGATTCCTAGTATCCCACAACCACCAAACATCCCGAGGCTTCCTAACATTCCGAGCCTCCCTAACCTCCCGGGCCTCCCTAGCCTCCCGGGCCTTCCTAGACTCCCGGAACTGCCTCCTCTACCGCCAGTCCGGTCACAAGTTGTGTTGCAATCGGTNATATTAATATTGGGTCAAATACTCCTCAATTAG
- the LOC104742167 gene encoding protein app1-like codes for MRSFILTTTLLVALLCFFSLPMSTVGLPKEPWRKPLKLVAGRHYHKGSGHLGDSKVSSSLSESNAPLSPPGLLPGFPNIPGIPNIPGIPMIPGLPNIPQIPNIPRIPSIPQPPNIPRIPSIPQPPNIPRIPSIPQPPNIPRLPNIPSLPNIPGLPSLPGLPRLPKLPPLPPVRSQVVLQSAEVEKCLRTDKSKTSEKCFSQISTSWSSKDFALLDNECCDIVVKLDKKCKRHIRMLLKSPFFVPLLRYSCHIKHTKY; via the coding sequence ATGAGGAGCTTCATTTTAACCACAACACTCCTTGTAGCACTGCtatgcttcttctctctcccgATGTCAACCGTTGGTTTACCAAAGGAACCGTGGCGTAAGCCGTTGAAACTAGTGGCTGGCCGCCACTATCACAAAGGCTCTGGCCACCTTGGAGACTCGAAGGTTAGCTCTTCTTTATCAGAGTCTAACGCACCCCTGTCCCCTCCAGGATTGTTACCGGGGTTTCCCAACATCCCAGGAATTCCTAACATCCCGGGGATTCCCATGATTCCAGGACTTCCCAACATCCCGCAAATACCAAACATTCCGAGGATTCCTAGTATCCCACAACCACCAAACATCCCGAGGATTCCTAGTATCCCACAACCACCAAACATCCCGAGGATTCCTAGTATCCCACAACCACCAAACATCCCGAGGCTTCCTAACATTCCGAGCCTCCCTAACATCCCGGGCCTCCCTAGCCTCCCGGGCCTTCCTAGACTCCCGAAACTGCCTCCTCTACCCCCAGTCCGGTCACAAGTTGTGTTGCAATCTGCTGAAGTGGAGAAGTGCTTAAGGACAGATAAATCAAAGACATCAGAAAAATGCTTTTCACAAATATCGACGAGCTGGTCAAGCAAAGATTTTGCATTATTGGACAATGAGTGCTGTGACATCGTTGTGAAATTGGACAAGAAGTGCAAAAGACACATTCGTATGTTGTTGAAGAGCCCATTCTTCGTTCCTCTTCTTCGATACTCGTGCCACATCAAGCACACCAAATACTAA
- the LOC104742168 gene encoding IAA-amino acid hydrolase ILR1-like 6 yields the protein MDNLRKLNLLSVSLTIIFVSLTIATNLPFLEVKYPNNHNNPFGMLLRPTPTKNQSSGQPVPAGSDECLVWSKACSVEILRLTYEPDNVAWLKRVRRTIHENPELAFEEVETSRLVRSELDRMGIMYRYPLAKTGIRAWIGSGGPPFVAVRADMDALPIQEAVEWEHKSKVGGKMHACGHDAHVTMLLGAAHILKSREHLLKGTVVLLFQAAEEAGNGAKNMIEDGALEDVQAIFAVHVSHIHPTGVIGSRSGPLLAGCGIFRAVITAEDSGGAANLILAASSAVISLQGIVSREASPLDSQVVSVTSFDGGHSLDVLPDTVVLGGTYRAFSNSSFYYLMKRIQEVLVDQVGVFGCTATVNFFEKQNAIYPPTTNNDAAYNHLKKVTVDLLGESHFTLAPQMMGAEDFAFYSEIIPAAFYFIGIRNEELGSVHIGHSPHFMIDEDSLPVGAAVHAAVAERYLNDKHL from the exons ATGGACAACCTCCGGAAACTTAATCTCCTCTCTGTCTCTTTAACCATAATCTTTGTCTCCCTTACCATAGCGACCAACTTACCCTTCCTTGAAGTGAAATATCCCAATAACCACAACAACCCTTTTGGTATGTTGCTACGGCCGACACCGACTAAGAACCAATCATCGGGTCAACCGGTTCCGGCCGGGTCAGATGAGTGTTTGGTTTGGAGCAAAGCCTGTTCAGTTGAGATTCTTAGGCTGACCTATGAGCCTGATAACGTGGCGTGGCTCAAACGCGTTAGGAGGACGATCCACGAGAACCCGGAGCTTGCGTTTGAGGAGGTTGAGACGAGTAGGCTCGTGAGGTCCGAGCTGGATCGTATGGGTATTATGTATAGATACCCGCTGGCAAAAACGGGTATTCGGGCTTGGATCGGATCCGGTGGACCGCCTTTTGTGGCGGTTCGGGCTGATATGGACGCACTACCAATTCAG GAAGCCGTGGAATGGGAACACAAAAGCAAAGTTGGAGGCAAAATGCATGCATGTGGTCATGACGCACATGTGACTATGCTTCTCGGCGCTGCCCATATTCTTAAGTCTCGTGAACATCTTCTCAAG GGAACAGTGGTTTTGTTATTCCAGGCGGCCGAAGAAGCTGGAAATGGTGCAAAGAATATGATAGAAGACGGAGCCTTGGAGGACGTACAGGCTATCTTCGCGGTCCATGTGTCTCACATCCATCCAACGGGTGTGATTGGATCTAGAAGTGGTCCTTTGCTCGCTGGATGTGGAATTTTCCGGGCGGTTATCACTGCGGAAGATAGTGGTGGCGCCGCTAATCTTATTCTTGCAGCTTCTTCCGCCGTCATTAGCCTTCAAGGGATTGTATCTCGTGAAGCTAGTCCTCTTGACTCTCAG GTTGTGTCGGTAACTTCATTTGATGGCGGTCATAGTCTCGATGTGCTGCCAGACACAGTGGTCCTCGGTGGTACTTACAGAGCTTTTTCTAACTCAAGCTTCTACTACCTTATGAAGCGTATTCAAGAG GTACTCGTGGATCAAGTCGGGGTTTTCGGTTGCACAGCAACAGTGAACTTCTTTGAGAAGCAGAATGCCATCTACCCACCAACCACAAACAACGACGCAGCATACAATCACTTAAAGAAAGTCACCGTCGATTTGCTCGGAGAAAGTCACTTTACGCTGGCTCCACAGATGATGGGAGCTGAAGATTTTGCCTTCTACTCCGAGATCATCCCGGCCGCATTCTACTTCATTGGCATAAGAAATGAAGAACTTGGATCAGTCCACATTGGCCATTCACCACATTTCATGATCGATGAAGATAGTTTACCGGTTGGAGCCGCGGTTCATGCCGCTGTGGCTGAGAGATACTTAAATGATAAACATttataa